The genome window GTTGCGACCGGGTGCCCATCGTACGATAGCGACGGCGCCAATCTCGATTGCCATTCTAATAGCGTGGCCTCGGCGACGGGCCTGCGAAAACGCGTACCTTTAGAGTTTTCGTGGTACAGCTGCCAAACGGAATTCGCAGCGGGGATCCGGTGTCGATCCCATACTTCTCGACTCATGCGTAATCCTTAGGGAAACGGGTGCGGATTTGTCGGATCGTCGAGTGGAAACTCCGGCGTGTCATAACCGAGGCGCGCGGGGACCTCGTACAAGCGGTGGCCGCCCAGTGCCCGGCGTCGATGTCCGATAACCAATGGATGCAAACCCGGAACGATTGCGCGAACCACGTGAAGCCCGAGTGCCCGGACCTCCGGCGTCGTTACGTCGGCGCACAACATACGGAGACCGGCGCGTTGGAGTGACTCGCGCACCGAGCGCAACATTGCGGTCGCATCGTCGGAACTCCGTACGGCGGCCGATAGCGGCCGTTCCAACTTCGACTCAAACAACCAGCCGGCTCGATGGCGGTTAGAGAGCTCGGCCCAAAAACGAATATGCTGTTCTTGCTCGTAGATCTGGTCGACTCGATTTGGGTCGATCGGTGCTACCGTCGCTTTCACGCGCCTGGCGTAGAATCTGGTGTGCTCGAGTTCCTCGAGACATTTTCGCACGGCGACGTCTGCAACCGGATGCGATGCTGCCGCGACCGTCAGCGCTGGTTGACTGGGATCGTCGTGGCATGCGACCGCCATGGCGCTCGGAACGGATAGATCGGTTGTGATATTCAACAGCGCGATGTCGAAGCGCGCGCGTTCGAATCGATCGAGCAGTTCGCGATTCTCCGCATCCAGCGAAGCCCGCGGGATGCGTGGCGGCGGTAACTTCGCCTGCCAAAAAATGGTAAACGCATCCCGTTCGATCGCCTCGCATACCGCCGAGAGCAGTGCCATGTCGAAATCCTCACCGCACGCAAGTCCGGTCGATATGGGCTGCATGAACGGCTCCTCGGCCCCTCGATATACGTAGGGCAGATACACGGCTGCGGCGGGGACGTACGACGTTTCCGTGGTCGTACAATCGATCGCTTGGGTCCAGCGCACGGGTAATTCGTCGGTGAAGGGAACGAATTCGGTCGTACCGGCGGCATATTGATCGGGGCGATTGAGTGCAAACGAGCTGGGATCCACGTGCGCGAATGTGGCGTCTGCAGCGCTTACCAGCGGCAGATCGGCACGACGAAAAAATGCTGCGCAGTAGCGCTCGACGACTTCTCCAACCGCCTTGGCCATGGCGCGGTCACGATCCAGGGACGCTCCGCCTCCCAGATCGAATCCACCCTCCGCACCGAGCGCCGCAGTGTTGGTGCCGCGGGCGAAATAGTGGAACAGCTGCGGCATGCCCGGCTCGTGCGGAGTTTCCGCTAACTCCGTGATGATCCCAAAACGCGGGTCCAACAGCCGGGCGAGTATATCTTCCAGCACGCGGCGGCGTTAGGCCGGTTCCGATGCGCGTAACGGCGTAAAGCGGCCGCGCGAGTTGAGCGTGCTACAAACGCGGCAGTTCGGCACTTTCAGAATGGGACGCGTAACGGTGCTGCCGGCAAGTAGGTTTATCTCGATGACGTTGTCGATTGCAGCCGACGTCCAACCATATGCATACTGTTTGGTCAACTCGATCGCGGCAACGTCTCCCGTCGCCGACGCCATCGACGGATGGTACGCCGCCACAAGCTGACCCTCGAACGCAAAGTTCTCCAGCGCCCTGCGAATGGGAACCGTCGCCGAGTTCGCCTCTTCGCGCGAAAGGAGACATTGAAAGCATGCCGTCTCGCCCGGGATAGCTAGCGGGCCAACCAGGCCGACGGCGTTCTGCAGAACGGCCGGCAGAAAGTGCCAACCGCGCCGGTTCGCCAAGCTATTCCATTCGGCGAGTCGCTGCAAGCCGCCGAAATCCGAACACACGACCAGGCATGACGCTGCGGTTTCCTGCGCCGAGCTATTCCATACGTCATACGGCGTGGGATACGGTAAGCGCCAAAGATCGCCGTCGAGACGTTCGTTTGTGTCGAAGAATCGAACGTTGCGAAAGCCCGGATGGTCGATCGCGCGAGCGCGCGCTCCAACTTGCAGTAAGCTTTCAACGAGTCGTTGCGATACCGCGTTAACGCCGATGACGTCGATTGCGACCGAAGCGAACGCATCGCGCATCGCGTTCGGGCTACGGCCCATTCCCCAGCCGAGCAACTCCGCCGGAGTTTCCGCGCCGGCACTTACGTCCGCCGGGTCGACGAGCATCCGCTTCTTGCGAAGTTCCTGGATCAGTCCGTCGGCCTCTCCGTCTGCGTCCGTTTGCAGCATCGCCAACAACTCGGCATACGGTGCGCCACCGGGTGCTCCGGCGCGCGCCAACGCCGCCGCAATAGCGGCGGCGCTTCGCACTGGGACGACGAGTTCGTCGACTCCCCGCTTGATGATGATGCCGCCCGGTATTTCGAGCAGCTGCACCGGTTGGGCAGCGAGGCGTTTGTCGAGCGAGCGATCGAGCGTAGACACGAGGGAGAATCCGTTCTACGCCGAGCTAGGACTTAAAATTCACCTCTTTGCAGCAGCAGCAACAACAACAGCCGAACATCAGCGACTGGCCGCTGGCCTCACCGAACAGTGTCTGTTTTGCGCCGAACTGATTGATGGCGTACTGCACGCACTCGCCGATATCGCCGAGGGTCACGGTAGGAAACTTGCGGGAGACTTTGGTCAGCACTTTGGTGTTAAATTCTGCCAAGCCCGCGAAATCTGCGAGGGTCAGTTCCCCCGTATTGTCCGGAAGGTACGAGCCGGGGATGAACGCCTGGATCTGCGTGGATTTCGGAAAGAGAAAGCTGTTGGGTTGCATTTCCGAATCGAAGAGGTGCCCGCCGCTTCTCGCCAGCGCGGCCGTTGGGTCGGCGTACATCGCGCCACCCACGAGAAGACCCGCCTTGAGAAACGAGCTGCGAGAATTTTTCTGTTGCTCCATTTCGAACACGCTTTCTTAAAATCTGGTTAAAAACCAGGCAGGTCACCTTCCATTGCAAACAAGCAGGCCCCTCCTATACAAAATGGGCCGGCGGGCGCCTAGCCATTCGGCTAGATGCTCACCGGCCCACTTGCCGATCGGAGGTTTAGAGACTAGAGGTCTTCGGGGTTGATGCCCTTCAGGCGATCGTATTGCGTCTTCTTCGGCGGAGCTTGTACCGCGACGTTCTCGTCGTAGTTGCCTTCGTATTGCACGGCCAGCGGTTCGCGGCTACGCTCGTAGGCGCTCACCAATCGGCTCATGCCGTCTCCGTTACCGCCCATGACTTCGGCCAGGGCGGCGTCGTCGGCCGTCATGCCGGCGTACGCCATCTCGTAGTCCTGACGCGGACGGCCTTCCTCGTCGATGTCCTGGCCTTCCGGCACGATATCGACGTTGCGATAGCGTGACATACCGGTTCCGGCCGGGATCAACTTACCGATGATCACGTTTTCCTTGAGGCCGAGCAGCGGATCGTACTTGCCCTTGATCGCTGCGTCGGTCAAGACGCGCGTGGTCTCTTGGAAGCTTGCCGCCGAGAGGAACGATTCGGTCGCCAGAGATGCTTTGGTGACACCCAACAGCACCTTATTGGCGGTCGCGACGTCCTTGCCGTCGGCCTTGATCTTCTCGTTTGCCTCGGCGAACGCCGCGCCTTCGATGACCTGGCCCGGCAACAGCAGCGTGTCGCCGCCTTCGACGATCTTCACCTTACGCAGCATCGCGCGAACGATGACTTCGATGTGCTTGTCGTTGATGTCGACGCCCTGCGAACGGTAGACCTTTTGCACTTCTTGCACGAGGTAGTTCTGCAACGCCGTCTCGCCCAAGATCCGCAGGATGTCGTGCGGATTGCGCGAGCC of Candidatus Tumulicola sp. contains these proteins:
- a CDS encoding YcaO-like family protein; its protein translation is MLEDILARLLDPRFGIITELAETPHEPGMPQLFHYFARGTNTAALGAEGGFDLGGGASLDRDRAMAKAVGEVVERYCAAFFRRADLPLVSAADATFAHVDPSSFALNRPDQYAAGTTEFVPFTDELPVRWTQAIDCTTTETSYVPAAAVYLPYVYRGAEEPFMQPISTGLACGEDFDMALLSAVCEAIERDAFTIFWQAKLPPPRIPRASLDAENRELLDRFERARFDIALLNITTDLSVPSAMAVACHDDPSQPALTVAAASHPVADVAVRKCLEELEHTRFYARRVKATVAPIDPNRVDQIYEQEQHIRFWAELSNRHRAGWLFESKLERPLSAAVRSSDDATAMLRSVRESLQRAGLRMLCADVTTPEVRALGLHVVRAIVPGLHPLVIGHRRRALGGHRLYEVPARLGYDTPEFPLDDPTNPHPFP
- a CDS encoding TOMM precursor leader peptide-binding protein; this translates as MSTLDRSLDKRLAAQPVQLLEIPGGIIIKRGVDELVVPVRSAAAIAAALARAGAPGGAPYAELLAMLQTDADGEADGLIQELRKKRMLVDPADVSAGAETPAELLGWGMGRSPNAMRDAFASVAIDVIGVNAVSQRLVESLLQVGARARAIDHPGFRNVRFFDTNERLDGDLWRLPYPTPYDVWNSSAQETAASCLVVCSDFGGLQRLAEWNSLANRRGWHFLPAVLQNAVGLVGPLAIPGETACFQCLLSREEANSATVPIRRALENFAFEGQLVAAYHPSMASATGDVAAIELTKQYAYGWTSAAIDNVIEINLLAGSTVTRPILKVPNCRVCSTLNSRGRFTPLRASEPA